Genomic window (Sulfoacidibacillus ferrooxidans):
TTGGTGTAGTTCATAAAATAATCGTGCTTGAAATTCGTAGGTGGTTAGCAGTGCCTTGGTTGCACCCTTCTCCTTAGCGATGGTTTCTGCTTTGTGGAGTAAGAGCTGACCGAGACCTTTGCCTCGGTATTCTTCTCTGAGCCAGAAATCGTGAATCTCCACCCAATGCCAATACACTTCAGCTGAAATTCCGCCAATCCACTGCTTGTCGTTATCCAATACGATAATGTTAATGGGTTGAATCGAACCCTCTTTTCGTATTTCACGATGGTGGATTGAATGTTCGTTATTGTATTCTCTTATCTTGTGTTTCAAAAAAGCTGAAAACTCTTCGTTTTGTTCTAAAGAAACGTCTATAGAATAGTTCATTGGCTCCTCCTCATATAAGTGTATTTAAATAAACCGATTGCGAAAGATTCCGAAAGCGTACGTCACCGTATCATCATACAGCAGGTAAGCGCTTACGGCTTATGAATTTTCGCTCCCATATGCAAGAGAACCTACGTGGATGAACTAGTTCTAACGGCTTAGTCGATTTTCAATTTTCCGTTTCATATCTTCTGGGTCGTCAACTCAAACCGCTATAACTGTATATGATCCATCACCAATGTGATATCCATATCATGTTAGGCGTATCACTTTATCAGAGTGGTATGTCGAAGGATTGCAGATTGCCCAGGAGCGTATGGGACAACTGAGATCGACACAGGCCATTTTGTACGGTATGCAAATGGCCATGTTAGAAGAACGCATACGGCTAGACAAGGAATCTCTAAAAAAAATCGCGTATATTCCACATCCAAGGCAATACCCGATGGAACAAGCGATCATTGTTGGATTTGCCCAAGCGTGCCTTTCGATAGGTGAGGAAGAAGAAGTCTGGCAGATCAGTGGCGTGAAAGGCGCGTTCGAGACAGTCCATATCGAAGCGGTATCTACCGAATCATCGACTAAAGGGAAATTTAGTGGCAATACAAACCACGCGGAAACAAGGGAACATTCGTGCGATGAGGTCTATTGTTGATGCCATCATCCATCCAAACGGATGTGTGTGTTTAGATAGCCAGCATGAGAAGAATCTGTACGAGGAATTGTTAATACGGCGGCTGCAGCTCGAAAAACCGTTGCTACCGCATGATACGTGGTATAGATATAGACCGGATTATGTACTTAGAGGATGGTTTCGGCCAGTTATTGTTGAGGTGTGGGGTTGATGGATGATGTAGTCTACGCTTCACAGGCAACAGTGAAGCGAAACGTGTATTTGGCGGCTGAACAAGCGGGAGTGATCCATTTTTTAGAGTGGGATGTGAGTGGAGGCTCATACCATCTCATGTTAGAGCTTTTGGATGAGATGAGAAAACTAGCTGAAAAGTAGGGTGGTGTTTGAAAGGGATGATCGCAGTGCTATGAAACGAAACTAAAGTTAAATGCCCAAATAACGATCAAGTCCTAAATGTGGTGTAAATTCATCTTTGGTAGAAACCGCCTTATGTTAACTAATCATGCTGATTTTTGTGTCTTGTTTTACTTGCTTTTTCTGCTCCTCTTTCCACAGAAAATACTCCTGCATGTCCAGATAGCGATGACCCGTTTGCCACTTCTCATCCATCTCCATGAGCAATGCGCCTATGAGTCGCTTCACAGAATCGCGATTGGGGTAGATGCGGATCACACGATCTCGTCTACGAATCTCTTCGTTCAAGCGTTCCACACCGTTCGTGGTGCGCAGACGCTTTCGGTAGCGCTCTGGCAAGACGAGAACGGCCGTGATGTCATCAAACCCATTTTCAAGAGTCTGGATCGCCTTCGGCACTTTCTCACCATAATCGCTCACCACTTTATTCATGAGTAAACGTGCCGTGGCCATATCTGGCGCATCGAGAATGGCACGCGTCTTCCCGTATAACTCCGCTTGCAGGTGCTTCGGTGTCGCATCCATGACATTTCGCATGAAATGCGTCTGGCATCGTTGCCACGTTGCTCCCTGAAACTGCGCGTGTAACGCCTTGATAAGTCCGCTATGACTGTCAGAAACGACCACATTCACGCCTCTCAGATCACGCTGTTTGAGCCAGCTGAAAAATTCCGACCAGCTAGCTTCTGATTCGCTGTCTCCTAACGTGATGCCAAGGATTTCACGATAGCCTTCTTCGTTAACGCCTGTTGCGATCATGGCCGCTCGGGGACGGACACGCCCCTCCTCCCGAATTTTTAATACAATGGCATCCACCAAAAGGAAGGGATATTGATGCTCCCTCAGATTTCGTCCATTCCAAGCTTCAACAATGGGATCAAGGTATTTACATACCTCAGATACCGTGGATTGTGAGAACTTTGCGCCGCAGAGTTCTTCTGTAATCGCAGTGATTTTGCGGGTCGATACGCCTTGGATCACCATCTCCACCATGGCCAACAACAGCGCCTGCTCACTGCGCTGATAACGCGCAAACCATTCGGTGGAGAAACGACCATTTCTCAGCCGTGGCACTCGCAATGTGAGGGTGCCCACGCGTGTGGTGAGTGGATGGGGACGGGTGCCGTTGCGATAGCCCTGGCGTTCTTCCGCACGCTCATACGGCTCTGCCTGCAACTGCTCGGAAGCCTGTGCATTCAGCACTTGGTTCAACACCTGCTCCAGCAACTGCGCCACCCCTCGATCTCCAGAAAATAACCCTTTCAAAATGTCGTCATCCACGGTAATGTTGTATTGTGCCATTTCGTATTCCTCCTAGTAGATTTGTGGTCGATACACTCATTCTACTAAAGAGGGACGAGATGGCACATTTGCATGATGTCAACCATTGTCCCGCCGAATTTACACCAATTATACGGACTCAACTACATACTCAATCATCTATCGACAGACTCCATTTAATTTGAAGGTTAATAGAATTTTTTTATTTTTATAAATGAATTAAACAATTTATTTATTATAGTGAAAAATTTTAAAAATAAATAATTATAAAAATATTATATAAATAATAGTGAATTCTATAAAAAACAAGGTGGACTGTGCTATAATAGTTAAATAGGTAGGTGGAAGCAGTTATATTGTTTTCCCTATTTAATTAAGGGGATGCTATTTATGGGAACAGATAAGAATTCGAAGTCAGAGTCACTTCGCGGACAAGCAGAAAAAAATTTTTCCGAGATAGGTGCTAACGCTGGGGAAATTGTTGATAAAGTGACTAAAGTTTCTGATGAAATCGTACATGGTGTTGCAAGTACAACTTCTGATATCGTACGTGGTGTCGGGAACACAACTTCTGATGTCATTGAGAAGTCTTTATCGAAAACAGGGAGTATATTACACAAAGTGGCCAATCGACTAGACCACCACTCCAAGAATGACGGCTAGTAGCGAATCATATAGTATGTAAAATAATTCAGATGCTATGATACTGCTTACGTACAAACTAAAAGGTCGTTCCTTTGGAAGGAACGACCTAAATTTATTATCATTGTCGATGAATGAATCTAGGTTTAGATTCAATCAAGTGCCAACGGTGCGCGAAGGTTGTCGCTAAACGCATTGGGTCATCATGAAAAATGACATCTCCATCTTCGACAAACAAATGCTGGATGTATTCGGTATCTTGGTTCATATGAGTACGAACGATATCCCTGTTTAAGTACATTCGTTCCACCATACAATGTTCGACAGCATCGAGATATTTTTGCGATTCAGGAATGCCCATAATCATGACAATCACCACCTAATAAGAAATACACAGTTGGACATATCACTATATCTTTATTATAGCAGATACCGTCAAGCATTTTTGGATGGATCCTACAAACCCGAACCAAATTTGCTCAAACTCATGACGTTCTTGGTACTCCGGCGGCGTCCAAGCTTTAACAAGCTCTACATCGCTCAACGTCCAGTTACATGTACCGACGTCTCTGTCTGCGCAACGACCACATATCCAATCGTACGGCAGGCTTTCTCGATTACCGAATGCGCCGTAAAGCCCCGCGCTTTAGCGCTGGGGATATAAGGCGCTCGCCGCTAGGCGAATCTTTTGTTTTTCAATCGCAGTAGATAGACCGTTGTGATATACTATTCTCATGGAATACACATCCAATCACAACATCGTCTATTCTTGTAAATACCATGTGGTATGGTGTCCAAAGTATCGTCGCCGCGTACTCACGAGCGAAGTGGAGGAGCGGCTACAAGCGATCCTGCGTGAAGTGGCAGAAGAGCGTCAAGCGGACATCATCGAACTTGAGGTCATGCCAGATCACGTCCACCTTTTAGTCGAGGTCGATCCTCAGTTTGGCATCCATCGATTGGTTCGGTTGATGAAAGGGCGCAGTTCCCATCACTTGCGTGAAGAGTTTCCTTGGCTAAAAAAACGCTTGCCAACGCTTTGGACAAATTCCTATTTCGTCTCCACGGTGGGAGGTGCCCCACTTGCCGTCATCAAGCAGTACATCGAAAATCAAAAAAACGTCTAAGAAGTCGAAGAGTCAGACGCCCTCTTTTGTGTGTGAATTCCCCCTGCGAGTCACGCGCCGCCAAGAACGAACAGTAGAAGCACGGTTTGAAGCAGGACGCCAACTCTACAATGCCCTTCTTGGCGAGGCTAAAAAAAGACTGGCGCTTGTCAGACAATCTATCTGGTACACGAAGGCCAAGAAAAGCACGAACAAAAAAGAGCGGCAGGCTCACTTTGCGGCAGCCCGGCAAGCACACGGATTTTCCGCCTATGCCCTTGAAGCGTTTGCGGATAAAATACGGCGTACCACATGGCTGGGTGATGATCTGGATTCCCACGTGGCGCAAAAACTAGCCTATCGCGCGTTTGATGCAGTGCAAAAGGTCGCGCTGGGAAAGGCCAGAAAGGTGCGATTCAAAGGCAAACGCGGATTGCACAGCCTTGAAGGGAAGACGAACGCCGCTTGCATCCGTTGGCGGGAAGATCGGGTGTTATGGAATGGTCTTGAATTGCCGATGGTCACGGACGTGGCTCACGATCCCGTGATTCAGCATGGCCTATCCTCTCGTGTCAAATACGTTCGCTTGGTAAGAAAAGATATTCACGGACATTCCCGCTACTACGCGCAACTTGTCTGTGAAGGTGTTCCGTATGTTAAACGGAATGAAAAAGGCGAGCGCACGCATCCCATTGGCAACGAGACGGTAGGGCTAGATAGTGGGCCGTCTACGATCGCTATTGTTGGCGATACCCAAGCAACGCTCACGCGATTGGCGGATGAAGTGGTGAGAGACCACAAGAAGATTCGTCGGTTGCAGCGCAAGCAAGACCGCCAGCGCCGTGCCAACAACCCTGATTGCTACGATGAAAAAGGACGTGCCATCAAAGGGAAACACCCAACGAAGAAAAGTCGCCATCAAGTAGAAACCGAAGCGGTACTCAGGGAACTGCATCGTCGGGAAACAGCCCATCGGAAAACACTCCATGGACAAGTAGCGAATCAGGTCATCGCCATTGGCACTCGAATCAACACGGAAAAACTCAGCTATAAAGCGTTTCAGAAGATGTTTGGCCGTTCTATTGGTGTGAGGGCGCCCAAGCTGTTTCTTTCCATCCTCACCCGCAAGGCTGAAAGTGCTGGCGGGAAAGTGGAGGAATTCAGTACGTACCGCACCGCATTATCGCAAGTGTGTCTTTGCGGACAAAAGCACAAAAAACGGTTATCCGAGCGCGTCCATGCCTGTGATTGTGGCGTGGTGATGCAACGGGACTTGTTTAGTGCGTATCTGGCAAAGCATGTAGAAAACGAACGCCTGCAAGTAGCTGATGCGAACGAGCATTGGCAGGGTGCGGAACCGCTCCTGCGGACGGCTTGGCAACAGGCGTATAACCAACCTGCAAGTGGAAGGCCAGCGCCTTCCTCCTTCGGAACGTATCGGAGTCAGAGCGGGTCGTCCGAAAAAGAAAGTCTGCCTGAACATGAGGCGCGGGATGTTGTAGTGATGGCGCAAGTCAACGCGAGAGCCTGCGAGAGTGCAAAGGTATAGGCTTTTAGAACCCCCTGGCTTTAGCCATGGGGAGGTTCAGGTCCTTTTCGTATTGTTGACGCCCATAATTCATTATATGCATCAATGATGAGCTTTTGTACAGGATCAATACGTCGAAGTTTTTTTAGAGTGGTTTGAACGGTAACCAATATGGGTTGTGTTCCGTTTGCATCAGCTCGAGCCCTAGCCCACCGAATAGCTTGCCATGAGAATCCTGTTAAGTAAAAACCAGGGCCAAAATCTGTTACAGGATCTTGGTCAGACGATTCAGGAATACCGATTCCCTGATGAAAGCTCTTTTCTTGTGAGCTGTCAGTACCGTGGAAGAGCAAAATCCGTGTGCTATCAAGGAATTTATCTCTGTTCTGAATCATTGCTGCCAATCTCATCTAGTCCAACATCTCCTGTATTCAACGCCGAATCCATAGGACGGAAATGTTTACTGCCATAGGGACGTAGAAACGTATGTGCGGATTCGTCCAAATTAAATTGAATTCGTTTTATAAGACCAACATTCTCCAGTTCACTTAACCAATAAGAAACTGTGCGTTTACTTTTTTTAAAGTAACGTGCCATGGTTTCAATGGTTATCCAACATTCACCTGTCTCATTAACACCACGATGGCCCAAATATACGTATAGCCGAATAGCATTTCCAGAAACCCTGTTCAGGACGTCTTCGCTTACCATCGTAGAAAACACCGGGAAATACCCTCCGGCCTATAAATTACTTATCTTCCATTTCCGATACACATTTTGGTACGATTCTGAGGATGTGTTTTTACCCACGGTCATCACCTGATAGTATTATATACTAATGTTTATTAATCTCAACAAAAAGTTGCATACATATCTATACACCAACTATTAACTCGTCAAATTTCTCTGCATGGCACAATGTTGAAACCCAAAGCTAACACGGATCCACTAAGCTGAACCTAATGTCGTTACAGTGTAATTTTGGGTGGTATGTACATGAGCTCGTGGATTCAAGCTCAGGAAGATGGCCGAAGCTTTAGGAATACATATGATGAACTACAGGATAATTCAAAGGCACATAAAATTCTGCATAATCTGTACGAAGAACAAGCCAATCTCGTATGTGGTGTTAGGCTCTAATGGTGGACACCTCGAATCGATAGTGTAAAAATAAGTAAATCGATTCGAGGTGTTCAAGGAGCGAAGGTGCGGCTCCTCCCCATAACTGAAGTCAGGGGTATCCGCCGCACCGAAATTGATGAATAAGACGCATTTTCCCTCATTTCGTATACTTAGCGATGATAATCCAGACCCACTGCCCAATACCCTTTATAATGTTCACGCGGATCATCGGTAACAGTAAAGATGTCCTCTACCCACCCCACGTCCGGCGTTATCCAATTTTCCTTCAGTACACTGATATTAATTTGTGCGGCGGATACCACATTGGTATCCACGTCATCGTGCTCGTCCTCATGAAACAGCAACCCATTAACAGCGGTTTGGCCATAGACAAATTCCAAGAGGAAATTGCCAATAGATTTCTCTGGATCGGTTTTCCCGGTGCGGATATACCCGTCAAATCGGCCGCCCAGTAACCAGTAATCCAGCTTTCCCTTCGGATTCCGACGTGTCCGGCCAGTCCCTTGGCAATCCTCGCAATTGGATTCGGGAGAAGTTCCGTGTTCCGTGCACCGGCACGGACGATCGTCCCCTTTGTGGTAGAATCTCTTGTAAGGATAGACATGTTCTTCGATCTTCATTAGCAGTTTGATTTTGTCTTGGCGTATCGTATCTTCTGGAAGCAGAACGATGACAAATCCGTGCATGTGCTACACCTCCTCGTTTTCTGTGGAGTACGTCTCAAATTGTCTACGATTAAAATAGCATGAGAACCCGCGAGTGTACAAGGTTTATGAAGCCTAAAAGAAGTTCGCGTACACTTTCGTTTTCTACATCATAGTTCGATAGTGGACCTAGTATAAGATAGTGTGGACACCAATAGAAGGAATACTATACGGTGATTACGACTCTACAAAGTTCCTTTTTTGCACAGAAGTGATCATGACATTTTTATATACGCGTCTACTACACCCATACTTTTTGCGTGAGTTTTGGAAATAGCAGACATGCTCGTACAACGCTATGCACTCGCGTATGGGATTGGCATCGTTGCGTATCCAGAGTACCTAGATGACCAACGAACGATCACCGATCTGATCGCGAGTGTACACATGCCAGAAAGACATTATGGTCGAGTGGAACCCATCACACCCGTGATTGTAGGTTGTGTCGATCATGCGCCCACGCGAAAACTGTTGCACGAACAAGTGCACACACTTCGTGATGCGGTGTACATCGACAGTGGCAACGGTGGCGTGACGGTTCCTGATGATCCAGAGCACATCAACCGGTATCAGCTGGCGAAGATCAAAGCGACCGGTTGGGATGGGAAAGTGGTTGAACAGATGAAAAACGAATAGATAAAACAAAATCAACACCGTCTACCACTCGGTAGGCGATGTTGATACATGAAAATGCTCATGGTAAAAGGTATATCTTCCGATTGAACCAGAGGATGCAAAGTTATTTTTTCAACTGATTGATATGCGCTATGAAAAACGAAGTACAATTTTGACAACAAATGTGAACTTCAGAGCATGGGATGAAGTGTTTCGTGAACCGAAACTGGCCAACGCTATTCTTGATCGTATCCTACATCATGCGACTGTCGTTACCATTGTAGGCGATTCCTACCGGTT
Coding sequences:
- a CDS encoding GNAT family N-acetyltransferase is translated as MNYSIDVSLEQNEEFSAFLKHKIREYNNEHSIHHREIRKEGSIQPINIIVLDNDKQWIGGISAEVYWHWVEIHDFWLREEYRGKGLGQLLLHKAETIAKEKGATKALLTTYEFQARLFYELHQYRVVGKISDYPPGSTYFTMVKAFV
- a CDS encoding IS256 family transposase, translating into MAQYNITVDDDILKGLFSGDRGVAQLLEQVLNQVLNAQASEQLQAEPYERAEERQGYRNGTRPHPLTTRVGTLTLRVPRLRNGRFSTEWFARYQRSEQALLLAMVEMVIQGVSTRKITAITEELCGAKFSQSTVSEVCKYLDPIVEAWNGRNLREHQYPFLLVDAIVLKIREEGRVRPRAAMIATGVNEEGYREILGITLGDSESEASWSEFFSWLKQRDLRGVNVVVSDSHSGLIKALHAQFQGATWQRCQTHFMRNVMDATPKHLQAELYGKTRAILDAPDMATARLLMNKVVSDYGEKVPKAIQTLENGFDDITAVLVLPERYRKRLRTTNGVERLNEEIRRRDRVIRIYPNRDSVKRLIGALLMEMDEKWQTGHRYLDMQEYFLWKEEQKKQVKQDTKISMIS
- the tnpA gene encoding IS200/IS605 family transposase, which gives rise to MEYTSNHNIVYSCKYHVVWCPKYRRRVLTSEVEERLQAILREVAEERQADIIELEVMPDHVHLLVEVDPQFGIHRLVRLMKGRSSHHLREEFPWLKKRLPTLWTNSYFVSTVGGAPLAVIKQYIENQKNV
- a CDS encoding transposase, which gives rise to MPSSSSTSKIKKTSKKSKSQTPSFVCEFPLRVTRRQERTVEARFEAGRQLYNALLGEAKKRLALVRQSIWYTKAKKSTNKKERQAHFAAARQAHGFSAYALEAFADKIRRTTWLGDDLDSHVAQKLAYRAFDAVQKVALGKARKVRFKGKRGLHSLEGKTNAACIRWREDRVLWNGLELPMVTDVAHDPVIQHGLSSRVKYVRLVRKDIHGHSRYYAQLVCEGVPYVKRNEKGERTHPIGNETVGLDSGPSTIAIVGDTQATLTRLADEVVRDHKKIRRLQRKQDRQRRANNPDCYDEKGRAIKGKHPTKKSRHQVETEAVLRELHRRETAHRKTLHGQVANQVIAIGTRINTEKLSYKAFQKMFGRSIGVRAPKLFLSILTRKAESAGGKVEEFSTYRTALSQVCLCGQKHKKRLSERVHACDCGVVMQRDLFSAYLAKHVENERLQVADANEHWQGAEPLLRTAWQQAYNQPASGRPAPSSFGTYRSQSGSSEKESLPEHEARDVVVMAQVNARACESAKV
- a CDS encoding DUF3990 domain-containing protein; this translates as MRLAAMIQNRDKFLDSTRILLFHGTDSSQEKSFHQGIGIPESSDQDPVTDFGPGFYLTGFSWQAIRWARARADANGTQPILVTVQTTLKKLRRIDPVQKLIIDAYNELWASTIRKGPEPPHG
- a CDS encoding helix-turn-helix domain-containing protein, with translation MFSTMVSEDVLNRVSGNAIRLYVYLGHRGVNETGECWITIETMARYFKKSKRTVSYWLSELENVGLIKRIQFNLDESAHTFLRPYGSKHFRPMDSALNTGDVGLDEIGSNDSEQR